A stretch of DNA from Streptomyces xanthii:
GTTGGAGTTGCTAGTAATCGCAGATCAGCATTGCTGCGGTGAATACGTTCCCGGGCCTTGTACACACCGCCCGTCACGTCACGAAAGTCGGTAACACCCGAAGCCGGTGGCCCAACCCCTTGTGGGAGGGAGCTGTCGAAGGTGGGACTGGCGATTGGGACGAAGTCGTAACAAGGTAGCCGTACCGGAAGGTGCGGCTGGATCACCTCCTTTCTAAGGAGCATCTAGGCCGCCAAGCTTGCTTGGTGGTCCAGGGCCATTACGTCGGCAAACGTTCGACGGTGGTTGCTCATGGGTGGAACGTTGATTATTCGGCACACTTGATTGTCTTCTCCTTCTAGTACTGCTCTTCGGAGCGTGGAACGTCGAGGGAAGCGGGAAGAGTGTCGGGCACGCTGTTGGGTGTCTGAAGGTACGGCCGCAAGGTCGCCTTCAGTGCCGGCCCCAGTGCACTCGAACTACTGGTTCGGGGTGATGGGTGGTTGGTCGTTGTTTGAGAACTGCACAGTGGACGCGAGCATCTGTGGCCAAGTTTTTAAGGGCGCACGGTGGATGCCTTGGCACCAGGAACCGATGAAGGACGTGGGAGGCCACGATAGTCCCCGGGGAGTCGTCAACCAGGCTTTGATCCGGGGGTTTCCGAATGGGGAAACCCGGCAGTCGTCATGGGCTGTCACCCGCTGCTGAACACATAGGCAGTGTGGAGGGAACGCGGGGAAGTGAAACATCTCAGTACCCGCAGGAAGAGAAAACAACCGTGATTCCGGGAGTAGTGGCGAGCGAAACTGGATGAGGCCAAACCTCAAACGTGTGAGACCCGGCAGGGGTTGCGTTTGGGGGGTTGTGGGATCTCTCTTCTGTCGTCTGCCGGCGACAGGACGAGTCAGAAACCGTTGATGTAGGCGAAGGACATGCGAAAGGTCCGGCGTAGAGGGTAAGACCCCCGTAGTCGAAACATCAGCGGCTCGTTTGAGAGACACCCAAGTAGCACGGGGCCCGAGAAATCCCGTGTGAATCTGGCGGGACCACCCGTTAAGCCTAAATATTCCCTGGTGACCGATAGCGGATAGTACCGTGAGGGAATGGTGAAAAGTACCGCGGGAGCGGAGTGAAATAGTACCTGAAACCGTGTGCCTACAAGCCGTGGGAGCGTCGGGCGAGCACTTGTGCTTGCCTCGTGACTGCGTGCCTTTTGAAGAATGAGCCTGCGAGTTTGCGGTGTGTTGCGAGGTTAACCCGTGTGGGGAAGCCGTAGCGAAAGCGAGTCCGAACAGGGCGTTTCAGTAGCACGCTCAAGACCCGAAGCGGAGTGATCTAGCCATGGGCAGGTTGAAGCGGAGGTAAGACTTCGTGGAGGACCGAACCCACCAGGGTTGAAAACCTGGGGGATGACCTGTGGTTAGGGGTGAAAGGCCAATCAAACTCCGTGATAGCTGGTTCTCCCCGAAATGCATTTAGGTGCAGCGTCGTGTGTTTCTTGCCGGAGGTAGAGCACTGGATAGGCGATGGGCCCTACCGGGTTACTGACCTTAGCCAAACTCCGAATGCCGGTAAGTGAGAGCACGGCAGTGAGACTGTGGGGGATAAGCTCCATGGTCGAGAGGGAAACAGCCCAGAGCATCGACTAAGGCCCCTAAGCGTACGCTAAGTGGGAAAGGATGTGGAGTCGCAGAGACAACCAGGAGGTTGGCTTAGAAGCAGCCACCCTTGAAAGAGTGCGTAATAGCTCACTGGTCTAGTGATTCCGCGCCGACAATGTAGCGGGGCTCAAGCGTACCGCCGAAGTCGTGTCATTGCAGCAATAGGGCCAACGCCCGCTGTGATGGGTAGGGGAGCGTCGTGTGCCGGGTGAAGCAGCGCCGGAAGGTAGTTGTGGACGGTTCACGAGTGAGAATGCAGGCATGAGTAGCGATACAAACGTGAGAAACGTTTGCGCCGATTGACTAAGGGTTCCTGGGTCAAGCTGATCTGCCCAGGGTAAGTCGGGACCTAAGGCGAGGCCGACAGGCGTAGTCGATGGATAACCGGTTGATATTCCGGTACCCGCTGTGAAGCGTCAAACATCGAGCATCGTGATGCTAAGGCCGTGAAGCCGCCGTCCTCGTCTTTGACGTGGTTCGGAGTGGTGGAGCCGCCGGCCCAAGCGGTTAGTAGGTGAGTGATGGGGTGACGCAGGAAGGTAGTCCATCCCGGGCGGTGGTTGTCCCGGGGTAAGGGTGTAGGCCGGTGTGTAGGTAAATCCGCACACCGTTAAGGCTGAGACCTGATGCCGAGCCGATTGTGGTGAAGTGGATGATCCTATGCTGTCGAGAAAAGCCTCTAGCGAGTTTCATGGCGGCCCGTACCCTAAACCGACTCAGGTGGTCAGGTAGAGAATACCGAGGCGTTCGGGTGAACTATGGTTAAGGAACTCGGCAAAATGCCCCCGTAACTTCGGGAGAAGGGGGGCCATTCCTGGTGATGAGTCTTGCACTCTGAGCTGGGGGTGGCCGCAGAGACCAGCGAGAAGCGACTGTTTACTAAAAACACAGGTCCGTGCGAAGCCGTAAGGCGATGTATACGGACTGACGCCTGCCCGGTGCTGGAACGTTAAGGGGACCGGTTAGTCAGGATTCGTCCTGGCGAAGCTGAGAACTTAAGCGCCAGTAAACGGCGGTGGTAACTATAACCATCCTAAGGTAGCGAAATTCCTTGTCGGGTAAGTTCCGACCTGCACGAATGGCGTAACGACTTCTCGACTGTCTCAACCATAGGCCCGGTGAAATTGCACTACGAGTAAAGATGCTCGTTTCGCGCAGAAGGACGGAAAGACCCCGGGACCTTTACTACAGTTTGATATTGGTGTTCGGTTCGGCTTGTGTAGGATAGGTGGGAGACTTTGAAGCGGCCACGCCAGTGGTTGTGGAGTCGTCGTTGAAATACCACTCTGGTCGTGCTGGATGTCTAACCTCGGTCCGTGATCCGGATCAGGGACAGTGTCTGATGGGTAGTTTAACTGGGGCGGTTGCCTCCCAAAGGGTAACGGAGGCGCCCAAAGGTTCCCTCAGCCTGGTTGGTAATCAGGTGTTGAGTGTAAGTGCACAAGGGAGCTTGACTGTGAGACCGACGGGTCGAGCAGGGACGAAAGTCGGGACTAGTGATCCGGCGGTGGCTTGTGGAAGCGCCGTCGCTCAACGGATAAAAGGTACCCCGGGGATAACAGGCTGATCTTCCCCAAGAGTCCATATCGACGGGATGGTTTGGCACCTCGATGTCGGCTCGTCGCATCCTGGGGCTGGAGTCGGTCCCAAGGGTTGGGCTGTTCGCCCATTAAAGCGGTACGCGAGCTGGGTTTAGAACGTCGTGAGACAGTTCGGTCCCTATCCTCTGTGCGCGCAGGAATATTGAGAAGGGCTGTCCCTAGTACGAGAGGACCGGGACGGACGAACCTCTGGTGTGCCAGTTGTTCTGCCAAGGGCATGGCTGGTTGGCTACGTTCGGGAGGGATAACCGCTGAAAGCATCTAAGCGGGAAGCCTGCTTCGAGATGAGTATTCCCACCCACTTGATGGGGTAAGGCTCCCAGTAGACGACTGGGTTGATAGGCCAGATCTGGAAGCACCGCAAGGTGTGGAGGTGACTGGTACTAATAGGCCGAGGGCTTGTCCTCAGTTGCTCGCGTCCACTGTGTTGGTTCTCAGACAACGAACGGTTGTGCTGGCTGAACAGTTTCACTACTTAATTGAAGAGTGTGCTTGTTCGCTGCCCTGTTCTGGTTCCCATTCTCAGGAATGGGACAACTGATAGGGTTTCGGTGGTCATAGCGTGAGGGAAACGCCCGGTTACATTCCGAACCCGGAAGCTAAGCCTCACAGCGCCGATGGTACTGCAGGGGGGACCCTGTGGGAGAGTAGGACGCCGCCGAACAATTTTTGGAGGACCCTTTGGTCCCAGCGTTCACGCTGGGACCAAAGGGTCCTTTTTTGTTTTGCCGAAGCGCGCCGGTCGGCCGGCTGCGCGAGAATGACTGCGGTACCGAAGACGAGGAGTCACCGATGTCCCCCAACTCTCCCGACGAGCGACCGGAGCGCGATCAGCGCCGCCGGGACAGTGGTGACCGCGGCGGAAACCGCGGGCGGGACGACAACCGCGGTGGTGGCGGTGGCGGCTTCCGTGGACGTCGGGATGACCGGCCGTCCTACGGTGACCGTGACCGGGATCGTGGGCCGCGTCGTGACGGTGACCGTGACCGGCCGCCGTTCCGCCGTGACGACCGTCGGGACGACCGGCGTGACGATCGCCGCGATGACCGTCGGGACGACCGGCGTGGTGAGCGTCGTGATGACCGCCCGTCGTACGGGGACCGTGGTGGTTTCCGTGGGCGGGACGACAACCGTGGTGGTGGCGGTGGCGGCTTCCGTGGACGTCGGGATGACCGGCCCTCGTACGGTGACCGTGATCGGGATCGTGGGCCGCGTCGTGACGGTGACCGGGACCGGCCGCCGTTCCGCCGTGACGACCGTCGGGACGACCGGCGTGATGACCGTCGGGACGAGCGTCCGTCGTACGGGGACCGTGGTGGTTTCCGTGGGCGGGACGACAACCGCGGTGGTGGCGGTGGCGGCTTCCGTGGACGTCGGGATGACCGGCCGTCCTACGGTGACCGCGACCGGGACCGTGGGGACCGGCCCTCGTTCCGCCGTGACGATCGGCGCGATGACCGCCGTGATGAGCGTCGGGACGAGCGTCCGTCGTACGGGGACCGTGGTGGTTTCCGTGGGCGGGACGACAACCGTGGTGGTGGCGGGTTCCGCGATCGTCGGGACGACCGGGCGCCGCGTTCGTACGGTGACCGCGACCGTGACCGGGATCGTGGGCCGCGTCGTGACGGTGACCGGGACCGGCCGGCGTTCCGCCGTGACGACCGGCGCGATGACCGGCGCGATGACCGTCGGGACGAGCGTCCGTCGTACGGGGACCGTGGTGGCTTCCGTGGGCGTGACGACAACCGTGGGCGTGGGCCGCGTCGGGACGACCGGGGCGGGCGTCCCGGTGGGTTCCGTGGGCGCGATGACCGGCGTGACGACCGTCGGGACGACCGGCGTGGCGGCGGTGGCCGGTTCCGTGACGAGCGGGACCGCGACCGGGAGCCGATCAAGCGGCTGCCGATCCCCGAGGACGTCACCGGGCACGAGATCGACAAGGACGTGCAGCAGGAGCTCCAGTCCCTGCCGAAGGGGCTCGCGGAGGACGTCGCCAAGAACCTGGTGATGGTCGCCCGGCTCATCGACGAGGACCCCGAGGGTGCCTACGGCTACTCCAAGGTCGCGCTGCGGCTCGCCTCGCGCGTCGCCGCCGTCCGTGAGGCCGCCGGTTTCGCCGCGTACGCGAACCAGAAGTACAGCGAGGCGCTGGCCGAGTTCCGTGCCGCGCGTCGGATGACCGGCAACATCGAGCTGTGGCCCGTCATGGCCGACTGCGAGCGTGGGCTCGGGCGGCCGGAGAAGGCGCTCGACATGGCCGGTGCGCCCGAGGTGCAGAAGCTCGACAAGGCCGGACAGGTCGAGATGCGGCTCGTCGCGGCCGGTGCGCGCCGTGACATGGGGCAGCTGGACGCGGCCATCGTGACGCTGCAGAGCCCCGAGCTGGCCTCGAACTCCGTACAGCCGTGGACCGCGCGGCTGCGCTACGCGTACGCCGACGCGCTGCTGGCCGTCGGGCGTGAGGGCGAGGCGCGCGAGTGGTTCGCCAAGGCCGTCGAGGCCGACAAGGACGGCAGCACGGACGCCTCCGACCGGCTGGCGGAGATGGACGGCGTCGACTTCGTGGACGCGTTCGACGACAGCGAGGACGACGGTGCCGAGGCGGCGGAGCCGGCGCGTGCGGACGACGAGCACGGCGACAGCGGCGACAGCGCTGACGGCGAGGACGACCGGGACGTGAAGTAGGTCGCGTAGTAGGTAGGCCTCGGCCTGGGCGGGCGGGTTCCCTTCGGGGAGCCCGCCCGTTCGTCGTTTCCGGCTGGTGCTCAGTCCGTGAGGTCGGTCAGGGTGCGCAGGACCAGGCCCGTGGCCGGCTTCGGGCCGAAGGACGTGGACTTGCGGGGCATGGTGACGCCCTGCCGGGCCAGTTCCCGTACGACTTCCTCGCGGACGGGGTGCATGAGGACGGCCGTGCCGCCGTCGCGGCGGGCCTTGGCGACCGTCGCCGCCGTGTCGTGGATGTACGAGATCTCGGCGGGGGAGTCCTCGCGGATGTGCCAGACGTGGCCGAGGAGCGTCGAGTGGAGCACGGTCGCGTCCAGGGTGCGCCAGGCCTGCGGGCGGTTCGCCGGGACCGTGCGGTCCAGGAGCGCGGGGTCCGGCCGGTCGAGCAGGTGGTACGTGTCCTCGGGGCCGCCGGCGAGCAGGAACGCGTTGCCCGCCGACGCCGCCTCGGCCAGTTCCTCCATCGCGTGGGTGAGGGGGCCCGGGATCTCGCGGACGCGGAAGTGGGTGCGGGCCGCCGCCAGGGCCTCGTCGAGCGGGAGCCGGTTCAGGAGGCGGTGGATGGCGCGGACGCGCAGCGGGTAGCGGGCCGTGTCGACGAGGAGGACCAGGCCGTAGTCCCACGGGGTGGGGCCGGAGTGCTCGGAGCGGAGCCGGAGATAGGTCGCCCAGCGGTGGTGGCCGTCGGCGATCAGGGCCTGGTGGGTGGCGAGATCGGCTTGGATCCGCTGCTGTTCGGCCGGGTCGGTGATCGCCCAGAGGCGGTGCGCGAAGCCGTCCTCGGTGGTGGTGGCCAGGAGCGGGGCGCCCTGGACGGTGCGCTCGATGACGGCCGTCGCGCCGGTCGCCCGGCCGTTGCCCCGGTAGGTCAGGAGCAGCGGTTCGAGGTTCGCCGCGGCGGTGCGCATCAGGCCCGCGCGCTCCTCGACGACGTGCGGCATGACGTCCTCGTGGGGCAGGACGACGCCCTCGGACGGCTCGGACAGGCGCAGGGCGCCGATCAGGCCGCGCTGGAGGAGGTCCCCGCCGCGCTGCTCGTAGACGTAGAGCGCCGGTTCGGCGTCGGGGGCGAGGACGCCCTCGGCGAGCCAGCGGCGCAGGGTGGCGGCCGCCTGGTCGTTGCGGGACTGCGGGCCGGCCGCGGGGCCCGCCTGCGGCAGGATCAGGCGGACGATGTTGTGCGGGTCCGCGCTCTGGAGCTCCAGCAGGCCGTCGGGGCGGACCACGACGTCGTACGGGGGTGAGGTCACGGCGGCGAGGCTGCCTACCCGTTCCGGGACGTACCGCACTCCGCGGAAGGGGATCAGGTCGAGGCCGCCGTCACCTGCAGTGTTCATCCGTGCATCGTACGAGTGTCAGAGGCGTGGGGGATGATCGGGGGAGTGAGTTCGAGCGAGGAGCGATACGGGATGAGCCAGAGTGCGAGCGGGGCGGCCGAGGGCGTTTTCCGGGGGCGGCCCGCGGGCAGCGCGCGGGCGTTGAGCGAGGCGTACGACACGGCGCTGCTCGATCTCGACGGGGTGGTGTACGCGGGGGGCCAGGCGATCGCGCACGCCGTGGAGTCGCTGGCGGTGGCACGGTCCGGGGGGATGGCGCTGGCGTACGTGACGAACAACGCGCTGCGGACGCCCGGGGCGGTCGCCGAGCATCTGACGGAGCTCGGGATCCCGACGGGGGCGGACGATGTGATCACGTCGGCGCAGGCGGTGGCGCGGCTCATCAGTGAGCAGGTGCCGGCCGGGTCGCGGATCCTCGTGATCGGCGGGGAGGGGCTGCGGGTCGCGCTGCGCGAGCGGGGGCTCGTGCCGGTCGACTCGGCGGACGAGGACCCTGCGGCGGTGGTGCAGGGGTACGGGGGGCCGGAGCTGGCCTGGGGGCGGTTCGCCGAGGCCTGTTACGCGATCGCGCGCGGAGTGCCGTGGTACGCGTCGAACACGGACCTGACGATTCCGAGCGCGCGGGGCATCGCGCCGGGGAACGGGGCGGCGGTCGAGGTCGTGCGGATCGCGACGGGGGCGGAGCCTCAGGTCGCGGGGAAGCCGTTGCCGCCGATGCACCGGGAGACGATCCTGCGGACCGGGGCACGGACGCCGCTCGTGGTGGGGGACCGGCTCGACACGGACATCGAGGGGGCGTTCAACGGGGGTGTGGACTCGTTGCTGGTGCTGACCGGGGTGACGGACGGTGCGGGATTGCTGGCCGCGCCGCCCCGGCACCGGCCCACGTATGTGGACGTGGATCTGCGGGGGATGCTGACCGGGCAGCCGGAGGTCGTCGCGTCGGGGGACGGGTTCTCCTGTGGCGGGTGGACCGCGGTGGCGGGGGAGCGGGAGTTGGAGCTGAGCGGGGAGGGTTCGGCGATCGACGGGTTGAGAGCGCTCTGTGGGGCGGCCTGGAGTGCGGGCGGCGACGGGGAGTGCGGGCTGGACTCGGGGAAGGCGTTGGCCCGGGCCGGGCTCGGGTGACGGTCGGGCCGTGCACCTCCAGAACCTCCGGGTGGCAGGGTAGGCTAACCTAACCTTCGTGTTGGTTGACAGTCCTTCAGGAAGCCGTGCGGGGGTCGTTGCCGCCCCCGTGCCGCCGCGCCCAGGGCGCCGTACCGCGATCCGTACGGCCGGGCTGCTCGTGTCGCTGGTCGTGCTGGCCGCCGTGCTCGTGGCCAGCATCGCGATCGGGGCCAAGCCGCTCTCGGTCGAGCAGGTCTGGCACGGGCTGTTCCAGGACACCGGGCGGTACGCCGATGTCGTCGTCGGGGAGCGGATCTCGCGCACGCTGCTCGGGCTGCTCGCCGGGGCCGCGCTCGGGCTCGCGGGCGCGGTGCTGCAGGCACTGACCCGCAACCCGCTCGCCGACCCCGGCATTCTCGGCATCAACATGGGCGCGTCCGCCGCCGTCGTCACCGCCATCAGCTTCTTCGGCGTGACCTCGCTGAGCGGCTACGTCTGGTTCGCCTTCGTCGGAGCCGCCGCCGTCGGCGCCCTCGTCTACGTCCTCGGCGGCACCCGCAACGCGACACCCGTACGGCTCGCGCTCGCCGGCACCGCCGTCACCGCCGCGCTCTCCGGCTACCTCTACGCCGTGATGATCAGCGACGACATGGCGCTCAACCGGATGCGGTTCTGGCAGGTCGGCTCGCTGGCCACCGCCACCATGGGCACCGTCCGGCAGGTCCTGCCGTTCATCGTCGTCGGCATCCTCGTCGCGCTCGCCCTGGCCCGGCCGCTCAACGCCATGGCCATGGGCGACGACACCGCCCGCGCGCTCGGCGCCCGCCTCGGCCGCACCCGCGCCCTGAGCATGGGCGCCGCGACCCTGCTGTGCGGGGCCGCCACCGCCGCCTGCGGGCCCATCGTCTTCGTCGGCCTGATGGTGCCGCACATCGTGCGCTCGTTCACCGGCCCCGACATGCGCTGGATCCTGCCCTACGCGGCGCTCCTGTCGCCGGTGCTGCTGCTCGGCGCCGACGTCGTCGGCCGGATCGTCGCGCGCCCCGCCGAGCTCCAGGTCGGCATCGTCACCGCCGTGCTCGGCGCGCCCGTGTTCATCCTCCTCGTACGACGCCGGAAGTTGGCCCAGCTGTGAAGGCGACAGAAGCGAAGCGTCCCGGGACGCGTGCGATACGGACCCCGGGCGGGCTCTCCGTCCGCGTCGGCCTGCGGTCCACCGTCGTCGTGGTGCTGCTCGTGGTGGCCGCGCTCGCCGCGGCCGTCGTGCTCATCGGCACCGGCGACTTCGCGATCCCGGCCGCCGACGTGCTGCGGACGCTGGCCGGACAGGGTGACCCGGGGCAGGAGTTCATCATCAACGACCTGCGGTTGCCGCGGGTCCTCGTCGGCCTGCTGGTCGGCGGCGCGCTCGGCTTGTCCGGAGCGCTGTTCCAGTCCATCTCGCGCAACCCGCTGGGCAGCCCCGACGTGCTCGGGCTCGGGCAGGGCTCGACCGCCGGCGCCCTCGTGATGATCGTCGTCTTCGGCGGGAGCGCCACCCAGGTCGCGTTCGGCGCGCTGGTCGGCGGACTCGTCACCGGCGCCGCCATTTACGTACTGGCGTGGAAGCGGGGCGTGCACGGGTACCGGCTCGTGCTCGTCGGCATCGGCGTCTCCGCGTTCGTCACCGCCGTCAACGGCTATCTGCTCACGAAGGCCGACTTCGTCGACGCGGCCCGCGCCACCGTCTGGATGACCGGCTCGCTCAACGGGCGCGACTGGGCGCAGGTCTGGCCGTTGCTCGCGCTGTTCGCCGTCCTCGTGCCGCTCGTCGCCGTGTACGCGCGGCCGCTGCGGATGCTGGAGATGGGCGACGACGCGGCCGGCGCGCTCGGCATTCGCGTCGAGCGGACCCGGCTCGTCCTGCTCGTCGCCTCCGTCTTCCTCACGGCGGCCGCCACCGCCGCCGCCGGCCCCGTCGTCTTCGTGGCGCTCACCGCCCCGCAGATCGCCCGCCGGCTGACCCGCTCGCCCGGACCGAACCTGATGGCCGCCACCTGGCTCGGCGCCACCGTGCTGATCGTCGCCGACCTGGCCTCGCAGCGGGCCTTCGGCGCCGACCAGCTGCCCGTCGGCGTGGTCACCGGTGTCGTGGGCGGCGGCTATCTGCTGTGGCTGCTGGTCACCGAGCGCAAGGCGGGCCGGATATGAGCGACGCGACCGCGCGCGGCCCCCGTACGAATCGAAGGAGCACCTCTGTGAACAGGCTGTCCGCCGACGCCGTGACCCTCGGCTACGACCAGCGGGTCATCGCCGAGCAGCTGTCCGTCGAGATACCCGACCACTCCTTCACGGTGATCGTGGGCCCCAACGCCTGCGGCAAGTCCACCCTGCTGCGCGCCCTGTCCCGGATGCTGAAGCCGAGCGCCGGTCGGGTGCTGCTCGACGGCCAGGTCATCCAGTCGATGCCCGCCAAGAAGGTCGCCAAGACGCTCGGGCTGCTGCCCCAGTCGTCCGTGGCGCCCGACGGCATCACCGTCGGCGACCTCGTCGCCCGCGGCCGCTACCCGCACCAGGGCCTGCTGCGCCAGTGGTCGGCGGAGGACGAGCGGGTCGTCCGCGAGTCCATGGAGTCCACGGGCGTCGCCGAGCTCGCCGACCGGTACGTCGACGAACTGTCCGGCGGTCAGCGCCAGCGCGTGTGGATCGCCATGGCACTCGCCCAGCAGACCCCGCTGCTGCTGCTCGACGAGCCCACCACCTACCTCGACATCCAGCACCAGATCGACGTCCTCGACCTGTGCGCCGAGCTGCACGAGGAGCAGGGCCGCACGCTCGTCGCCGTCCTGCACGACCTGAACCACGCCGCCCGGTACGCGACGCACCTCATCGCGCTGCGCGGGGGCGAGGTGATCGCCGAGGGGGCGCCGAAGGAGATCGTCACGGCCGAGCTCGTGGAGCGGCTCTTCGGGATGAAGTGCCAGGTCATCGATGATCCGGAGACCGGTACGCCGCTGGTGGTGCCCGCCGCGCGCAAGGCGCGCAAGCAGGTGGCTACAGCAGCGTCCTGAGGCGCAGCAGATCGCGGAACGAGGCCTCCAGGCGGACCCGGCCGGAGGCCCACGCCTTCGCGAAGTTCAGCTCGCCGTCCACCATCGCCACCAGGTCGTCGCCCGACATCGCGAGGCGGATCTGCGCCTTCTCCGCAGGCGGTCCGGGGCGGGTGTCGAGCACCACGATCCGGCCGTCCTGGAGTCGGCCGGAAAACGTCACGTCCAGGTCGGTGATGCGGCAGCTCAGCGAGCGGTCGAGCGCGGCAGCCGCCCGCACGTCGCCGTCGGCGCGCGTCATGCTCTCGGAGAGTCTTTCGAGTGCGGCGCGGCACTCCTCGATCGTGGCCATCGCGATCGACGGTACACCGGGGCTTCGCGGTAGCGTCGGGGCATGAGCGAGACCCCCGCCGAAGCCCCCGCCGCGGCCGCTGCCGAAGCCCCGGCCGAAGCCCAGGCCGCCGGACCGGAGCCGTCGTACGAGCCCGCGGCCCCCGCCCCGCTCGGCATCGGGCGCACCCCGACCGGGCACGCCGAGGTGGACGCCCAGCTGGACCGGCTCGCCGACGTGGACCACCTCGCGGCCGACGGGCACGCCGAGGTGTACGAGGATGTACACCAGGGCCTGCGCTCCGCGCTCACCGCGCTCGACGCACGACCCGTACCGTCCCCGCACTCCCACCCGTCTCCCGACCACCGCCCCTGAACGAGGCCCTTTGGGCCACCCCCTGATTGGAGCTGAACCGACCGTGGCAGGTGTGGCACGTCGCCGCCTCGACGCCGAACTCGTCCGCCGCAAGCTGGCCCGCTCGCGCGAGCACGCCAGCCAGCTGATCGCCGCGGGGCGGGTCACCGTCGGCAAGACCGTCGCGACCAAGCCCGCGACCCAGGTGGAGACGGCCGCCGCGATCGTCGTCGCCCAGGACGACGGCGACCCCGAGTACGTCTCGCGCGGCGGGCACAAGCTCGCGGGCGCCTTCGCCGCGTTCGTCCCGCAGGGGCTCGTCGTCGAGGGGCGCCGGGCGCTGGACGCGGGCGCGTCCACCGGCGGTTTCACCGACGTGCTGCTGCGCGCCGGCGCCGCCCACGTCGTCGCCGTCGACGTCGGGTACGGGCAGCTCGCCTGGTCCCTGCAGAGCGACGAGCGCGTCACCGTCAAGGACCGTACGAACGTACGCGAGTTGACGCTGGAGACCATCGACGACGTCCCCGTGGACCTCGTCGTCGGCGACTTGTCGTTCATCCCGCTCGGCCTCGTGCTGCCCGCGCTCGTGCGCTGCGCCGCGCCGGACGCCGACCTCGTGCTCATGGTCAAGCCGCAGTTCGAGGTGGGCAAGGAACGGCTCGGCAGCGGCGGCGTCGTACGCAGCACGGAGCTGCGCGCCGACGCTGTGAAGGGCGTCGCCGGTCAGGCCTGGAAGCTGGGGCTCGGCGTGCGTGGCGTGACTGCGAGCCCGCTGCCCGGCCCGTCCGGGAACGTCGAGTACTTTCTGTGGCTGCGTGCCGGGGCGCCCGAACTGGACCCGGCCGACGTTGACCGTGCAGTGGCGGAGGGGCCGCGTTGACACAGACCCGAGCTCGTACTGTTTTCCTGCTCGCGCACACCGGACGGCCCGCGGCCATCCGCAGCGCGGAACTCGTGGTGCAGGGGCTGCTGCGCAGTGGCCTCGGCGTACGGGTCCTGGAGGCGGAGGCGGCCGATCTGCCGCTGCCGCCCGAGGTGGAGCTGGTGAAGGAGGCCACGCCGTCCTGCCTCGACGCGTGCGAGCTGCTCATCGTCCTCGGCGGTGACGGGACGCTGTTGCGCGGCGCCGAGTTCGCGCGGGCGTCCGGGGTGCCGATGCTCGGGGTGAACCTGGGGCGCGTCGGCTTCCTCGCCGAGGCCGAGCGCGACGACCTGGACAAGGTCGTCGACCGGGTCGTCACCCGGGAGTACGAGGTCGAGGAGCGCATGACGATCGACGTCGAGGTGCACCGCAACGGGGACGTCGTGCACCGGGACTGGGCGCTCAACGAGGCCGCCGTGCAGAAGATCGAGCCCGAGCGGATGCTCGAGGTCGTCCTGGAGATCGACGGCCGGCCCGTGACGGGGTTCG
This window harbors:
- a CDS encoding NAD kinase, giving the protein MTQTRARTVFLLAHTGRPAAIRSAELVVQGLLRSGLGVRVLEAEAADLPLPPEVELVKEATPSCLDACELLIVLGGDGTLLRGAEFARASGVPMLGVNLGRVGFLAEAERDDLDKVVDRVVTREYEVEERMTIDVEVHRNGDVVHRDWALNEAAVQKIEPERMLEVVLEIDGRPVTGFGCDGIVCATPTGSTAYAFSAGGPVVWPEVEALLMVPISAHALFAKPLITSPDSVLAVEVQQHTPHGVLWCDGRRTLELPAGARVEVRRGAVPVRLARLHHAVFTDRLVAKFALPVAGWRGAPH
- a CDS encoding TlyA family RNA methyltransferase, which codes for MAGVARRRLDAELVRRKLARSREHASQLIAAGRVTVGKTVATKPATQVETAAAIVVAQDDGDPEYVSRGGHKLAGAFAAFVPQGLVVEGRRALDAGASTGGFTDVLLRAGAAHVVAVDVGYGQLAWSLQSDERVTVKDRTNVRELTLETIDDVPVDLVVGDLSFIPLGLVLPALVRCAAPDADLVLMVKPQFEVGKERLGSGGVVRSTELRADAVKGVAGQAWKLGLGVRGVTASPLPGPSGNVEYFLWLRAGAPELDPADVDRAVAEGPR